From the genome of Mucilaginibacter paludis DSM 18603:
TGATGGACGAACTGACGAAAAAAGTTGATTTTAACATCATCCGGTATGCCAATTGCTGGGAAGATGCGGATATCCTGCTCCAGGGTTTATCGCCAGCGGCAGGCACTAAAATACTTTCCATCGGCTCGGCGGGCGATAATAGTTTCGCGCTGTTGGCTACCCATCCCGCAATAGTGGTAGCCGTGGATATCAACAGGATACAACTTCATTTGATCGAATTGAAAAAGGCCGCTATCCAAGCCTTGGATTATGCCGAAGTATTACAATTTTTAGGCTTTGAGCCATCATCTCAAAGGCTTAAAATGTTTAATAGCTTTAAAGCCGGGTTGAGCACCGAAGCGCGGGCCTATTGGGAAGCAAAAAAAACTATTATAGAGACAGGGGTAATTTATGCAGGCAAATTTGAAACGTACTTTAAGTTATTTACCAGCCGCATTTTACCGCTTATCCACTCAAAAAAAACGGTGGCCCAGCTATTCGCCATTAAGACTCAAGTCGAACAGGAAGCGTTTTTTAATCAGAAATGGAACTCCTGGCGGTGGAAACTTCTATTCAAAATATTTTTCAGTAAATATGTGATGGGACGCTACGGGCGCGACCCGGAGTTTATGAAAGAAGTTGATGTATCAGTTTCCACAACCATTTACAACCAAGCCTCGGCTCATTTAAAATCGGCAGAAGCCCAGCAAAACTTTATCCTCCATTTTACGCTCACCGGAACTTTTGGGACACTGTTGCCCTACTATCTCCGCGAAGAAAACTTTGCCCTTATTAAATCAAATATCGATCGCCTGGTTATCAAGGAAGGTTACGCGCAACAAGCCATTGGTGACTATGGAAAGTTTGGAGCCATGAATTTATCTAATATATTTGAATATATGGATAAAAGGACCTTTTCGGCCGTGGCTGAAGCCCTGGTAGCCGGCACAGAGCGGGGTGGTAAGCTGGCGTACTGGAATTTAATGGTGCCACGACGGATATCACAGGTTTTTGCTGAAAAAGTAAATTATGAGCGCGAACTTTCAACTGAGCTAACCAAAAAAGATAAAGGTTTTTTTTATAACCAAATGATTATCGATACCATTAAATGAGGGAAAATATCATCAACAGCTTGGTATTGGCGGGTTTGTTTTTGGCGCTCTTCGCGATAGGCGAATTACTTTATCATCAAACCAAAATGAAGGCCGATGATACCCGAAAGGTGATACATATTGGCACGGGCTTGTTAACCATGTTGTTCCCGGTAATGTTGCAGAGCCATTGGTTTGTTTTGTTGCTGTGTGCCAGTTTTGGTTTAATCCTTTTTACAAGCCTGAAGTTTAATTTGCTGAAATCGATCAACGCTATCGATCGTGTTTCGTACGGCAGTTTGTTATACCCTGTTGCGGTTTATGCCTGTTTTTGTGTTTATACCTGCCACAACAATAACTACCTGTATTTTTCCTGCCGGTATTAACCATGGCCATTAGCGATCCGGTAGCGGCTGTATTTGGCAAAAGATGGCCCTACGGCAAGTTTTATGTGCTGAAAGATAAAAAAACATTGGTGGGGTCATTAGCTTTTTTTTTATCGGCCTGTATCGTTAGTGTTATTTTATTTTACTTTCTGCCGCAAGGCCAATATGGTTTCGCCCCGGTATGTATTGTTACCCTTTCATCTGCTGCGATAGCTACCCTGGCAGAGGCTTTCAGCGCAAAGGGTTTTGATAACTTAACCATCCCGGCGAGTGTGGTATTTGTTTTAACTTTATTGGATGTTTGAGATTGTAAGAACAATTCCGGGAGATAGCAATTTTAGCGACTTTGAGAATTTTATCAAAGAAGTATATCCTGCAGATAGTCCGGCTCATCAAATTGCCGAAAGTATTAATTACGAATACCTGGAAGCCGGATATCTTGTTAAAGTTAACGGACATACTTATTGCAGGGCCGCTTTATACCATAATCCGCACTTGTATTATAGAAGTTTAAAGGCATCCTCCATAGGTAATTTTGAAGCAGTGGATAATCCGGCGCTGTCGGCTGAGTTGATTAAGCAGATCGCCCTACACGCAAAACAATCGGGCGCTCAATACCTCATCGGCCCTATGAATGGCAGCACCTGGGATAATTACCGTTTCAGCGTGGAGCATAACTATCCGCCCTTTTTTTTAGAGCCGTATCACCACCTGTATTATAACAGGCATTTTCTGAGCGCCGGCTTTAAGGTCATAGCCAATTATTACTCGAGTATCGAAACAGACCTTGGGTTTAATAACCCCGCGATGATGCAAAGGGAAGCGGAGTTCAGGCAAGCCGGGGTTGTAATCCGGGACCTTGATATGGCCGGATTTGAACAGGAACTTGAAAAGGTTTTCGCGTTTAACTCGCTTGCTTTTCAATCCAATTTGCTGTATACCCCTGTTACCAAAGCCGATTTTATCCGGAAGTACGCCCAAACCAAACGCTTGATAGATCCCCGCATGGTGTTAATGGCCGAAGATGCCCAGGGCAACCTGATAGGTTATTTTTTTTGTATTCAGGATTTTTACAACCGGAAGCGTAAAACCCTAATTGCCAAAACCGTTGCCCGCCATCCGGATAAAAAATGGAGCGGTATGGGGCATGTTTTGGGGAATATCATTTGTAAAAGGGCTTTCAATGATGGTTACCAGGCTATCATCCACGCCTTTATGTATAATGAGGGTACATCCAATACCATGTCGAAAAACTTTGCAGGCAACCCGTACAAAAATTATGTTTTAATGGGGATGGAACTATCCTGAAAATTGCCGGATTTTAAATGGTCACACCGCATGAGCAATAATTACGAAGCCTTTAACATTACAGATTTGTTTTTTGAAGCGGCAAAAAAACATCCGCTTAAAACGGCAATTATTGCCCAAGGAAAGCGGATCCATTTTGGCGGCCTTGCGGCTGAGGTTGAAAGAACCGCCCAGTATTTTTTAAAAAAAGGCATTGGCAAAGGCGATAGGGTATTGGTATTTGTACCAATGGGCGTCAACCTGTACCGTATTGTGCTGGCCCTGTTTAAGATTGGCGCTACCGCGGTTTTTCTGGATGAGTGGGTGAGTAAGCAAAGGATGGAAGAATGTTGCAAGGTGGCGCAATGCAAAGCCTTTATTGGTATTGCCAAAGCGAGGATATTGGCTTTTCTTTCGGCCGAATTAAGAAAGATACCGATTAAATTGGGTGTGGGTTATAAGGAGGCAGGGCCGAAGATGCCAATCCCGGTTACCACAACGGAAGATACAGCATTAATTACGTTTACCACCGGTAGCACGGGTACCCCTAAGGCGGCATTGCGTACCCATGGTTTTTTGTATCACCAATTTATAGCGCTTCGCGAGGAGATAAAGCCTGCCGATGCAAATGTAGCCATGGTAGTGTTACCTATTGTATTGCTGATTAATTTGGCAACGGGTACCACGTCGGTTATTACCGATTTTAAGAGCAGCAAACCCAATTCGCTCAAGCCGGAGCAAATCATTAAAGACATTGAAACCTATTCGGTTAATCTGATCATCGCGTCGCCTTTTTTTGTGAAGAAGCTTTCGGAATACATCATCCAAAACCAAATTTCAATTGCCGGGATGGAAAAGATTTTTACGGGTGGGGCACCTGTGTTCCCGGCGGAAGCTGCAATTTATAATGAAGCCTTTCCTAAAACAACCATACAAATTGTCTATGGATCTACGGAGGCGGAGCCGATTAGTTTAATTAACATTCGTCGCTTGTTAACATTGAATGATCAAATTTTTAACGGGCTAAACGTAGGCCGCGTAGCTGAGTGTGCCCAAGTGAAAATTATCCAAATTTTGGATAAAGTAATTGAACTGAATACTGAAGGCGAATTAACGGGTATCACGCTGCCGGTTAGCCAGGTTGGCGAGATTATAGTAAGCGGCAAGCATGTGCTGAAGCAATATTTTAATAACGATAAGGCCCTAAAAAGGAATAAAATTTTTATTGCTGATGAGTGCTGGCACCGGACAGGCGATAGTGGCTACCTGAATGCCGCTGGCGATTTGTTTTTAACCGGAAGATGCAATACCTTGATTGAAAAAGACGGGAAGATGGTTTATCCTTTTATTTATGAAAATTATTTTCAATCGGTGGATGGTGTGGAGGTAGGCACGATGGTGCTGCTGAAAGACCGGATCACGGCGGTTATCGAACTCAAAAACCGGCGCAAAGATAAAGATGTAAAGAATACCCTTATGGCCGACGATCAGATTGAACAAGTAGTTTTCCTGGAAAAAGCACCTCGCGATTTAAGGCATAACTCCAAAATTGATTATCAAAACCTGGCAACAGTTTTAGAGAAACTTGATTGATAAATTACAGGATATTCAAAAGCCTGGTAATGAACGATCGCTCTGTCGTTAGGGACGTGCACATCAATAATTTAACCCTACGCCCAGGCTGGTGTGCCACTTCCCTCGCCATCAGCATCATTCCATCCAAATTATATTTAATGTATAGTTGCTGTTATCAATTATACTTACCTTACAATTAGTGTATTATTTATGAGGTATTAATTAAAAAAGAAGCTTATTTTTAGCTGTCGCCTTAAACAAGCGCCGTTCAACCTTATGCTTTATCAATCACAATCTGCCAAACCTGGTAACGTTATCAAATTCTGCCTGTTTATTTTTTTTCTGGCGTTAATCTCCATCCCTGCGTTTTCGCAAAACAAGTCCAATTATAGTTTGCTGTGGCGCATTAGCGGTAAAACCTTAAAGCAACCCTCGTACCTGTTCGGCACCATGCACGTTAAGGATAAGCGGGCTTTTCAGTTTAGTGATTCGGTGATGCTGGCCTTGCAGCGTTGTGAAGCCTTTGCCCTGGAGGTACATCCGGATACCTTGCTTTATGATATGTTTACCGCCATTGATAAGGATGATAGTAAAAGAATACGCGAGATGCTTACCGATGAGCAGTATAAAGAGTTAGCCAAACGATTTGAACAAAAAAATGGCTACCCCATGGGCGAGATTAACTCCCTGGTGATTGAAAACCTGATTGATAGGAAAAAACCAAAGCCTGATGATAAAAATACTTTTGTGGATGCCTACTTACTGGGTATAGCCAATACGCTGGGCAAAAATGTTAATGGATTAGAAAAATCGAAAGACCAGGTTAATTTTTTTGATGATGCGGATAAGCTTAAAAGCAGGATTGAGTATTACCTGGATGGCAAGGATACTTTGGCTGAGGATGCCGAAATGGATAAGTTAACTAACCTTTACAGCAAGGGTTACCTGGATGATATTTATAAATACCTGGATGAGAATAACGCGTTCGACTCTGTGTTAATTGCGCGGAACAAGGTGATGCTGAACAGCATGCTGCGCATTATGGCCACAAAAGCCATGTTTACAGCCGTTGGGGTGGCGCATTTGGCAGGGGGCGACGGCTTGATAGCCTTGCTTCGGAAAAATGGATATACAGTTACCTGTGTAAATGCATCCTTTACCGGAGTGAGCGATCAGTTTAAGATCGACCAGTCCAGGTTTCCGTGGACAACCTTTACCTCGAAAGACGACGGCTACACGATGGAAGTACCAGGCCCGCCAATGATAAGAGATGCTCACGAAAATAGCTTTAAAATAGTGATCTATCCGGATATGGTTAACGAATTATATTACGGCGCCTATGTGATCCCGATGCCGTCAAACGGAAAGGAGAGTAATTTACAGGCGGTTGAAAACGGTGTTAAGCGCTATAAAGCGAGTATGCAAGGCAAACTTATAGATGAGAAAATTATCAGTGTAAACAATTTGCCCGGTGTTGAGCTGGTAGTTAAAACCCAGGAAACCACCATGCGCATGGAGTTTGTTGCAAAAAATAACCTGTTGTACTGCTTATATCTTGGCAACCGGGCTGATGCTCTTCATCAGCCTGATGCAAATCGATTTTTCAAATCTTTACGAATATTCCAGCGTACAGAAAAGCCCGCTACTCCCTGGATCAATTATAAAAATCCCGAGGGGGCTTTTTCTGTTTCGCTACCGGTTGTACCGCAGTTATTTAATAAGGAAGTGCCCTTGGCTGCAGGCAGCGACCTTGGCCCATATCTATTGCATATTTACTCATCTGCCGACGAAAAAAATAAAATGGAATACCTGGTCCGCTACAACGATCTTCCAACCGGAATGTATATGTTTGGTGAACAGGCTGCTTTCGAAAGTATATTTCAAAGTTTTAAGGGTGCAGGTGGCTTTATTGGCAAACCTGTTAAAATACAAAAGGATGGTTTTGAAGGTAGATCGGTAAAACTGACTTTCAGCAACTTTAACGCAGAAGCTAATATTTATATCCGGGGTAACCGGCAGTATTTTTTGTTAAGGCAAAGCACCGTAGCAGGCGGCAAAGTAATGCCGAAGGATGATTTTTTTAACTCCTTTAAGTTTACAGATTACCAGGATGCACCGTCTTTTATTTACAAACCTGCTGATGAGAGCTTTAGTATCGATCTGCTCTCTAAGCCGAAAACTAAAAAAGATTCTATCGGCAATACAACCTACCTGCAAAACTCAATCACCACTTTGGCAACTAACCCGGCATCGGGCGCAGTGTATGGTGTAGAGTACCTCAAAATCGCCCCTTATTACCGGGCCGAAAACGTGGATACCCTCTATAAAAATGTAATTAATAAATTATTGAGCTATACGGATACGTTGTTAAAGGTAGATACTGTATTATTTGATGGCCACAAAGGGCGCGAGTTTATTACTCAAACTAAAAATAGCGCCCATAAAAAACGGCACCGTTTGTTTATCGATCAACAATCCATGATCCTTTTAACAGGTTACATGAATAGTGATGAATACTTTAGCGCCGCAAGTAACAGGTTTTTTAACTCGTACGTTAAGCTGAAAGACGCAGCGCCATTTGATATCAAGGCTTCAAAAGCAGATAGGATACTGGGCGATCTTCGGTCGCCGGATAGTACAATCACCAAGTCCGCCAAAGGGGCTTTAAATTATTATGATTTTACAGATACTGAGCTTCCCTCTGTTTACGCCGCGCTAAAAAGAAGCTATCCTGATGATACACTTTACCAGGGTATTAGGCATAAACTCATCAACAAACTCATCAAATGCCATAACGATTCTACCTTAAATCAGTTAAACGTTCTCTACCATGCTACTAACACACCTGACGAGTTAAAACTGGCGGTTTTAAGAGTTTTACCAGTTATCGACAAACAAAAAGGTTACCCTCTGTACTTTGATAATTTAACAACAACTCCATTTATCAAGCTGCAAGAAAACTATGAAGCATTTTTACCTTTACAGGATTCTTTGGAATATGCGGCGGCTAACTTTAACCGGATTATGCCTCTTTTAAAGCATCCGCAATACCGGCAGCGGGTGTTGAGCTTGGCTGTGAATTTGCTTGGGGATAAAAATAATGCATTTGCCGACCTGATTAAAAGTAATTATCAGGAATTGACAAGCTATAACGGCCAGGATATAGACAGTTACTTAACTGATACCGCAACCACCGCTTACAATACCTCGGTATATTATTATTTGCAACTGATGGAGAAAGTGCCTGGGCACCCTGATGTGGATAGTTTTACTGCGAAGATTATCAAAAAAGGACGTGCTGGATCTCAGCTTCTGAATGCCGTAAGCGCGAGGATAGCAAACCATCTCGCAGTTCCGCCATCTGTTCTTAATTTGTTGTTAGATAGCATTGGCACGCGATATGATGTAATGGCCGCATACAACAAGGTTAATCAATTAAATAAAGTGC
Proteins encoded in this window:
- a CDS encoding DUF3419 family protein, encoding MDELTKKVDFNIIRYANCWEDADILLQGLSPAAGTKILSIGSAGDNSFALLATHPAIVVAVDINRIQLHLIELKKAAIQALDYAEVLQFLGFEPSSQRLKMFNSFKAGLSTEARAYWEAKKTIIETGVIYAGKFETYFKLFTSRILPLIHSKKTVAQLFAIKTQVEQEAFFNQKWNSWRWKLLFKIFFSKYVMGRYGRDPEFMKEVDVSVSTTIYNQASAHLKSAEAQQNFILHFTLTGTFGTLLPYYLREENFALIKSNIDRLVIKEGYAQQAIGDYGKFGAMNLSNIFEYMDKRTFSAVAEALVAGTERGGKLAYWNLMVPRRISQVFAEKVNYERELSTELTKKDKGFFYNQMIIDTIK
- a CDS encoding diacylglycerol/polyprenol kinase family protein, whose translation is MAISDPVAAVFGKRWPYGKFYVLKDKKTLVGSLAFFLSACIVSVILFYFLPQGQYGFAPVCIVTLSSAAIATLAEAFSAKGFDNLTIPASVVFVLTLLDV
- a CDS encoding AMP-binding protein, giving the protein MSNNYEAFNITDLFFEAAKKHPLKTAIIAQGKRIHFGGLAAEVERTAQYFLKKGIGKGDRVLVFVPMGVNLYRIVLALFKIGATAVFLDEWVSKQRMEECCKVAQCKAFIGIAKARILAFLSAELRKIPIKLGVGYKEAGPKMPIPVTTTEDTALITFTTGSTGTPKAALRTHGFLYHQFIALREEIKPADANVAMVVLPIVLLINLATGTTSVITDFKSSKPNSLKPEQIIKDIETYSVNLIIASPFFVKKLSEYIIQNQISIAGMEKIFTGGAPVFPAEAAIYNEAFPKTTIQIVYGSTEAEPISLINIRRLLTLNDQIFNGLNVGRVAECAQVKIIQILDKVIELNTEGELTGITLPVSQVGEIIVSGKHVLKQYFNNDKALKRNKIFIADECWHRTGDSGYLNAAGDLFLTGRCNTLIEKDGKMVYPFIYENYFQSVDGVEVGTMVLLKDRITAVIELKNRRKDKDVKNTLMADDQIEQVVFLEKAPRDLRHNSKIDYQNLATVLEKLD
- a CDS encoding TraB/GumN family protein, which encodes MLYQSQSAKPGNVIKFCLFIFFLALISIPAFSQNKSNYSLLWRISGKTLKQPSYLFGTMHVKDKRAFQFSDSVMLALQRCEAFALEVHPDTLLYDMFTAIDKDDSKRIREMLTDEQYKELAKRFEQKNGYPMGEINSLVIENLIDRKKPKPDDKNTFVDAYLLGIANTLGKNVNGLEKSKDQVNFFDDADKLKSRIEYYLDGKDTLAEDAEMDKLTNLYSKGYLDDIYKYLDENNAFDSVLIARNKVMLNSMLRIMATKAMFTAVGVAHLAGGDGLIALLRKNGYTVTCVNASFTGVSDQFKIDQSRFPWTTFTSKDDGYTMEVPGPPMIRDAHENSFKIVIYPDMVNELYYGAYVIPMPSNGKESNLQAVENGVKRYKASMQGKLIDEKIISVNNLPGVELVVKTQETTMRMEFVAKNNLLYCLYLGNRADALHQPDANRFFKSLRIFQRTEKPATPWINYKNPEGAFSVSLPVVPQLFNKEVPLAAGSDLGPYLLHIYSSADEKNKMEYLVRYNDLPTGMYMFGEQAAFESIFQSFKGAGGFIGKPVKIQKDGFEGRSVKLTFSNFNAEANIYIRGNRQYFLLRQSTVAGGKVMPKDDFFNSFKFTDYQDAPSFIYKPADESFSIDLLSKPKTKKDSIGNTTYLQNSITTLATNPASGAVYGVEYLKIAPYYRAENVDTLYKNVINKLLSYTDTLLKVDTVLFDGHKGREFITQTKNSAHKKRHRLFIDQQSMILLTGYMNSDEYFSAASNRFFNSYVKLKDAAPFDIKASKADRILGDLRSPDSTITKSAKGALNYYDFTDTELPSVYAALKRSYPDDTLYQGIRHKLINKLIKCHNDSTLNQLNVLYHATNTPDELKLAVLRVLPVIDKQKGYPLYFDNLTTTPFIKLQENYEAFLPLQDSLEYAAANFNRIMPLLKHPQYRQRVLSLAVNLLGDKNNAFADLIKSNYQELTSYNGQDIDSYLTDTATTAYNTSVYYYLQLMEKVPGHPDVDSFTAKIIKKGRAGSQLLNAVSARIANHLAVPPSVLNLLLDSIGTRYDVMAAYNKVNQLNKVPLKYRTPAEFGRVCMYNYVGENSDEEAYPDKVSFLGTVSYQGVSYYVYKFRQLLSDESRDIIGVYKHHKIGAAGLDFKKYNCFANWSSKKVNWQLQAQKMIAEWKKQK